The proteins below come from a single Aquabacterium sp. A3 genomic window:
- the zwf gene encoding glucose-6-phosphate dehydrogenase: MSFDLVFFGGTGDLTWRKLMPSLFQAWRHGTLPADGRILAVARDDQNDDQYRQWLFERLLQAEEAKRPTEAEFNAFSQRVHYLRMDLSQAGDYQQLQQWLQHRNARTVVMYLATSPHLFPVICEQLGAAGLNHERVRVVLEKPLGHDLASAQAINRAVGAVFTEQQALRIDHYLGKPSVQNLMALRFGNVLFEPLWRRESIANIQITLAEGLGVGSRGDFYDRTGALRDMIQNHALQLLTMIAMEPPSSPDADAIRDEKLKVLRSLKPFDERSVVSDVVRGQYRAGAAAGQAVCGYLEEAKVPTNSRTETFVALRCEVQNWRWAGVPFYLRTGKRLAQRQAEIVVNFRALPHAIFPGRHLPNRLVIKLQPEDGLQLHLMASRGTGNHASGQAFEPLSPVSLDLDFDRAFSSERVGAYERMLLDALAGRLNLFVRSDEQEQAWRWVEPILEAWQGDELGPKPYNAGTWGPSAASALLTRDGFCWPEEA; the protein is encoded by the coding sequence ATGTCCTTTGACCTGGTCTTTTTTGGTGGCACCGGCGACCTCACCTGGCGCAAGTTGATGCCCTCCCTGTTCCAGGCCTGGCGCCATGGCACCCTGCCCGCCGACGGCCGCATCCTGGCGGTGGCCCGCGACGATCAGAACGACGACCAATACCGGCAATGGCTGTTCGAGCGGCTGTTGCAGGCCGAAGAAGCCAAGCGCCCCACCGAGGCCGAATTCAACGCGTTCTCACAGCGCGTGCACTACCTGCGCATGGATTTGTCGCAGGCAGGCGACTACCAACAGCTTCAGCAGTGGCTGCAGCACCGCAATGCGCGCACCGTCGTGATGTACCTGGCCACCAGCCCGCACCTGTTTCCCGTGATCTGCGAGCAACTGGGGGCGGCGGGCCTGAACCACGAGCGCGTGCGTGTCGTGCTGGAAAAACCCCTGGGGCACGACCTGGCCTCGGCGCAGGCCATCAACCGCGCGGTGGGGGCGGTGTTCACCGAACAGCAGGCCTTGCGCATCGACCACTACCTGGGCAAGCCCTCGGTGCAAAACCTCATGGCGCTGCGGTTCGGCAACGTCCTGTTCGAGCCACTGTGGCGTCGCGAAAGCATCGCCAACATCCAGATCACCCTGGCCGAGGGGCTGGGCGTGGGCAGCCGGGGCGACTTTTACGACCGCACGGGTGCCCTGCGCGACATGATCCAGAACCATGCGCTGCAACTGCTCACCATGATCGCCATGGAGCCACCATCGAGCCCGGATGCAGACGCCATCCGCGACGAAAAGCTCAAGGTGCTGCGCTCACTCAAACCGTTTGACGAGCGCTCGGTGGTCAGCGATGTGGTGCGCGGGCAATACCGCGCGGGGGCAGCCGCAGGGCAAGCGGTGTGTGGCTACCTGGAAGAAGCCAAGGTACCCACCAACAGCCGCACCGAAACCTTCGTGGCCCTGCGGTGCGAGGTACAGAACTGGCGGTGGGCTGGCGTGCCGTTTTACCTGCGCACCGGCAAGCGGCTGGCCCAGCGGCAGGCCGAAATCGTGGTGAACTTTCGGGCCCTGCCCCATGCGATCTTTCCGGGCCGGCACCTGCCCAATCGCCTGGTGATCAAGCTGCAGCCAGAAGATGGCCTGCAATTGCACCTGATGGCCTCGCGGGGCACGGGCAATCACGCCAGTGGACAGGCCTTCGAGCCCCTGTCGCCCGTGTCGCTGGACCTGGACTTTGATCGGGCCTTCAGCTCAGAGCGCGTGGGCGCCTACGAACGCATGCTGCTGGATGCGCTGGCCGGCCGCCTGAACCTGTTCGTGCGCTCGGACGAGCAAGAACAAGCGTGGCGGTGGGTTGAGCCCATTCTG
- the tal gene encoding transaldolase, with the protein MSSQLDQLKAVTTVVADTGDFKQLAQFTPQDATTNPSLILKAVQKPDYAPLLADTVAAHRTAPREAIVDQVLVRFGLEILKVVPGRVSTEVDARLSFDTQATIARARGLMALYESAGVDRERVLIKIAATWEGIQAARVLEAEGIHCNLTLLFAFAQARACGDAGVQLISPFVGRIYDWYKKSAGAAWDEAANAGVNDPGVRSVSRIYQYYKQHGVRTEVMGASFRNVGQILALAGCDLLTISPDLLAQLQATDGPVTRHLVPASGVDVAEAPLSEAEFRYQLNDDAMATEKLAEGIRAFAVDAGKLDELIDAQRSSR; encoded by the coding sequence ATGTCCTCCCAACTCGACCAGCTCAAGGCGGTCACCACCGTGGTGGCTGACACCGGTGATTTCAAGCAGCTTGCCCAGTTCACCCCGCAGGACGCCACCACCAACCCGTCATTGATCCTCAAGGCCGTTCAGAAGCCCGACTACGCGCCTTTGCTGGCCGACACCGTGGCGGCCCACCGCACCGCGCCGCGCGAGGCCATCGTGGACCAGGTGCTGGTGCGTTTCGGCCTGGAGATCCTGAAGGTGGTGCCTGGCCGTGTGTCGACCGAGGTGGACGCCCGCCTGAGCTTCGACACCCAGGCCACCATCGCGCGAGCGCGCGGCCTGATGGCCCTGTACGAATCCGCCGGCGTCGACCGTGAGCGTGTGCTGATCAAGATCGCGGCCACCTGGGAGGGCATCCAGGCCGCCCGCGTGCTGGAGGCCGAGGGCATCCATTGCAACCTCACCCTCTTGTTTGCGTTCGCCCAGGCACGCGCCTGTGGTGATGCGGGGGTGCAATTGATCTCGCCGTTTGTCGGCCGCATCTACGACTGGTACAAGAAGTCGGCGGGGGCGGCGTGGGACGAGGCCGCCAACGCGGGGGTCAACGATCCGGGGGTTCGCTCGGTCAGCCGCATCTACCAGTACTACAAGCAGCACGGTGTGCGCACCGAGGTCATGGGGGCCAGCTTCCGCAACGTTGGGCAGATCCTGGCCCTGGCGGGCTGCGACCTGCTCACCATCAGTCCTGACCTGCTGGCCCAGTTGCAGGCCACCGATGGCCCCGTCACGCGCCACCTGGTGCCGGCGTCTGGCGTTGACGTGGCCGAAGCGCCCCTGAGCGAGGCCGAGTTCCGCTATCAGCTCAACGACGATGCCATGGCCACCGAGAAACTGGCCGAAGGCATCCGGGCGTTCGCCGTGGACGCGGGCAAGCTCGATGAGCTGATCGACGCACAGCGTTCGTCGCGTTGA
- the pgi gene encoding glucose-6-phosphate isomerase, whose amino-acid sequence MSSAPSRAPRCDQTVAWQALMGHAQAHGRSMDLRALFADDPQRVQRLGLAAPEVFADLSRAHWDMATHKHLLDLARECRLEAQRDDMLRGACINGTEGRQVLHTALRAPQGQGPHSQAVHEVLEAMLAYVEGVRARAGGTQPGDIRDVVNIGIGGSDLGPQMVVPALEAFVHPGLNFHFVSNVDGQDLASVLRKLRPEHTLFIIASKTFTTQETMANAHAARQWFVEHGGHDVAHHFVATTTNVEGARAFGISTTFGFWDWVGGRFSMWSSIGLPIALALGAEQFRAMLAGAHAMDQHFAQAPLESNLPMWLGLLDVWYRNGLGYSSRCVSPYHHGLRRLPAYLQQLVMESNGKSVDMAGQSLPYATCGVWWGEPGTNGQHAFFQMLHQGTDVIPVEFLLVRRPSHRDAAHLSPALKALLDEQHDKLLANGLAQAQALMWGKSTEQARTELAPTAGADVPPEVIARHRTFPGNRPSTTLLLDEVTPHALGALVALYEHRTFVAGALWGINSFDQWGVELGKAMCKELLPRMADGDVRDLDPATAAMICRLRTPGGA is encoded by the coding sequence ATGAGTTCTGCACCGTCTCGCGCGCCTCGTTGCGACCAGACCGTGGCCTGGCAGGCCCTGATGGGGCACGCCCAGGCCCATGGCCGCTCCATGGACTTGCGCGCCTTGTTTGCCGATGATCCGCAGCGTGTGCAACGCCTGGGCCTGGCGGCCCCCGAGGTGTTTGCCGACCTGTCGCGCGCGCACTGGGACATGGCCACCCACAAACACCTGCTCGACCTGGCGCGTGAATGCCGCCTGGAGGCCCAGCGCGATGACATGTTGCGAGGGGCATGCATCAATGGCACCGAAGGGCGCCAGGTGCTGCACACGGCCCTGCGGGCGCCTCAGGGACAAGGGCCGCACAGCCAGGCCGTGCACGAGGTGCTGGAGGCCATGCTGGCCTACGTCGAGGGTGTGCGTGCGCGTGCTGGTGGCACCCAGCCGGGCGACATCCGCGATGTGGTGAACATCGGCATCGGCGGCTCTGACCTGGGGCCCCAGATGGTGGTGCCCGCGCTGGAGGCCTTCGTGCACCCCGGTCTGAACTTCCACTTCGTGTCGAACGTGGATGGCCAGGATCTGGCCTCCGTGTTGCGCAAACTCAGGCCAGAGCACACGCTGTTCATCATCGCCTCCAAGACCTTCACCACCCAGGAAACCATGGCCAACGCCCACGCGGCACGGCAATGGTTTGTGGAGCACGGCGGCCACGACGTGGCGCACCACTTTGTGGCCACCACCACCAATGTCGAGGGCGCGCGTGCGTTCGGCATCAGCACCACCTTCGGATTCTGGGATTGGGTGGGCGGTCGTTTTTCCATGTGGTCGTCCATTGGCTTGCCCATTGCCCTGGCCCTGGGGGCCGAGCAGTTTCGGGCCATGCTGGCCGGGGCGCACGCCATGGACCAGCACTTTGCACAGGCGCCGCTGGAGTCCAACCTGCCGATGTGGCTGGGTTTGCTGGACGTGTGGTACCGCAACGGCCTGGGCTACAGCAGCCGCTGTGTGTCGCCCTATCACCATGGCCTGCGCCGATTGCCGGCCTACTTGCAGCAACTGGTGATGGAAAGCAACGGCAAGTCGGTGGACATGGCTGGCCAGTCATTGCCTTACGCCACCTGCGGCGTGTGGTGGGGCGAGCCGGGCACCAACGGTCAGCATGCGTTCTTCCAGATGCTGCACCAAGGCACCGACGTCATCCCGGTGGAGTTCTTGCTGGTGCGGCGGCCCAGCCACCGCGACGCTGCGCACCTTTCGCCCGCCTTGAAGGCCTTGCTGGACGAGCAGCACGACAAGCTGCTGGCCAACGGGCTGGCCCAGGCCCAGGCCCTGATGTGGGGCAAATCCACCGAGCAGGCCCGCACCGAGCTTGCGCCCACGGCGGGTGCCGACGTGCCCCCCGAGGTGATCGCCCGCCACCGCACCTTCCCGGGCAACCGCCCCAGCACCACGCTCTTGCTGGACGAGGTGACCCCCCATGCGCTGGGTGCCCTGGTGGCGCTCTATGAGCACCGCACGTTCGTGGCCGGTGCCCTGTGGGGCATCAACTCCTTTGACCAATGGGGGGTGGAATTGGGCAAGGCCATGTGCAAAGAGTTGCTGCCTCGCATGGCCGATGGTGATGTGCGTGACCTGGACCCGGCCACGGCGGCCATGATCTGCCGCTTGCGCACGCCGGGCGGCGCATGA
- a CDS encoding HAD family hydrolase → MSGLPAAGAIDAVVFDWGGVLFTWQPAALILSVWPHLVRDEVQAQQMAQQVFQSFVPGSEWSEFDRGALEPEVVCHRIAARTGLPVADLQRLMQAIPPHLAPVPATVAWLRALDAHGVPLFFLSNMPRPYMHFLLARHDFLKRFRGGVFSCEVGQVKPNPDIFHTTAQRCGLRPERTVFIDDHPQNVQTARSVGWRAVQFQSVAQCQAELAMQPWWSAASPV, encoded by the coding sequence ATGAGCGGCCTGCCCGCTGCGGGCGCGATCGATGCCGTGGTGTTCGATTGGGGCGGGGTGCTGTTCACCTGGCAGCCCGCGGCCCTGATCCTGTCCGTGTGGCCGCACCTGGTTCGCGACGAAGTGCAGGCCCAGCAGATGGCCCAGCAGGTGTTTCAGTCGTTTGTGCCCGGCAGCGAGTGGTCAGAGTTTGACCGTGGAGCGCTCGAGCCCGAGGTGGTCTGCCACCGCATTGCGGCCCGCACCGGCCTGCCGGTGGCCGATCTGCAGCGCCTGATGCAGGCCATACCGCCCCACCTGGCGCCGGTGCCGGCCACCGTGGCGTGGCTGCGGGCCCTGGATGCGCATGGCGTGCCCTTGTTTTTCCTGTCCAACATGCCCAGGCCTTACATGCACTTCTTGCTGGCGCGGCACGACTTTCTGAAACGCTTCAGGGGTGGGGTGTTTTCGTGCGAGGTGGGGCAGGTCAAGCCCAACCCGGACATCTTCCACACCACGGCCCAGCGCTGCGGTCTGCGGCCTGAGCGAACGGTGTTCATCGACGACCACCCCCAGAACGTGCAAACGGCCCGCAGCGTGGGCTGGCGGGCCGTTCAGTTTCAGAGTGTGGCGCAGTGTCAGGCCGAACTGGCGATGCAGCCCTGGTGGTCTGCTGCGTCGCCCGTCTGA
- the rpoH gene encoding RNA polymerase sigma factor RpoH translates to MTLSTALVARDPWSVVPSLGNLDAYIRAVQNIPMLEADEEQQLARRLRDQQDVQAASRLVMSHLRLVVSISRQYLGYGLPQSDLIQEGNVGLMKAVKRFDPDQGVRLVSYAMHWIKAEIHEYILKNWRMVKVATTKAQRKLFFNLRSLKHSFKGEAADADVAHEAHLGRAGLTEAEIQRVATELDVRPEDVIEMEMRMAGGDVALEAPVDDDGEAPVAPMAYLADEVHEPTRVIEARSRDWLASDGIRHALDSLDERSRRIVEARWLQVNDNGSGGLTLHDLAAEYGVSAERIRQIEVAAMKKMRKALAEATTIDAVAH, encoded by the coding sequence ATGACCCTGTCGACCGCCCTTGTCGCCCGTGACCCCTGGAGTGTCGTGCCCTCGCTGGGCAACCTGGACGCCTACATCCGTGCCGTCCAGAACATCCCCATGCTGGAAGCCGACGAAGAGCAGCAACTGGCCCGCCGCCTGCGCGACCAGCAGGACGTTCAGGCTGCGTCACGCCTGGTGATGTCTCACCTGCGCCTGGTGGTGTCCATTTCTCGGCAGTACCTGGGCTATGGCCTGCCCCAGAGCGACCTGATCCAGGAAGGCAATGTGGGCCTGATGAAGGCCGTCAAGCGCTTCGACCCTGATCAGGGGGTGCGCCTGGTCAGCTACGCCATGCACTGGATCAAAGCCGAGATCCACGAATACATCCTGAAGAACTGGCGCATGGTGAAGGTGGCCACCACCAAGGCCCAGCGCAAGCTGTTTTTCAACCTGCGCTCGCTCAAGCACAGCTTCAAGGGTGAAGCGGCCGATGCCGATGTGGCCCACGAAGCCCACCTGGGACGTGCCGGACTGACGGAAGCCGAAATCCAGCGCGTGGCCACCGAGCTGGATGTGCGCCCTGAAGACGTGATCGAGATGGAGATGCGCATGGCCGGCGGCGACGTGGCCCTGGAAGCCCCGGTCGACGACGACGGCGAGGCCCCTGTGGCACCGATGGCCTACCTGGCCGACGAGGTGCACGAGCCCACCCGCGTGATCGAAGCCCGCAGCCGCGATTGGCTGGCGAGCGATGGCATCCGCCACGCCCTGGACAGCCTGGACGAACGCAGCCGCCGCATCGTCGAGGCGCGCTGGCTGCAGGTCAATGACAATGGCTCAGGTGGCCTCACCCTGCACGATCTGGCGGCCGAGTACGGCGTCAGCGCCGAGCGCATCCGGCAGATCGAGGTGGCCGCCATGAAAAAAATGCGCAAGGCCCTGGCCGAAGCGACAACGATCGACGCGGTGGCGCACTGA
- a CDS encoding methyl-accepting chemotaxis protein, whose amino-acid sequence MNWFERLTLKRQLGLGFGVLIAIFAAVVGFALWTDARLVRAEQWNTHTLKVMQHANHLLVSMLNMETGARGYLLAGEQAFLEPVRLGERQFEEQWQALKSLTADNPVQQERLQTMYEHEQAFSGVVQDFTDQRQAAGGDAEQMAVLLRDFSEGRDKAHMDAFREVHQAFTLAEQTLLDERSAQALQLRHTLDAVLMGGLLVACLTAGLVGWTLIRALYRQLGGEPAQAAAVVARIADGDLSHPVSVSAGDRDSLIARMAYMQSSLTRLIAEVRNNAESVATASAQIAQGNQDLSGRTEQQASALQQTAATMDELGSTVRNNADSARQANQMAQNASAVAVRGGEVVQQVVDTMGGISHSSRKIGDIIGTIDGIAFQTNILALNAAVEAARAGEQGRGFAVVAAEVRTLAQRSAEAAREIKALIGSSVEQVDAGAALVAQAGGTMEEVVASIRRVADIVGEISAASSEQSTGVQQVGQAVSQMDHATQQNAALVEESAAAAESMRQQAEQLVRLTSTFRMAAGQ is encoded by the coding sequence ATGAACTGGTTTGAGCGGCTGACGCTGAAGCGTCAATTGGGTTTGGGCTTTGGCGTTCTGATCGCCATCTTTGCGGCGGTGGTGGGTTTCGCGCTGTGGACGGACGCCCGACTGGTGCGTGCCGAGCAGTGGAATACCCACACCTTGAAGGTCATGCAGCACGCCAACCACCTGTTGGTGTCCATGCTCAACATGGAGACCGGCGCGCGCGGGTACTTGCTGGCTGGTGAGCAGGCCTTCCTGGAGCCCGTGAGGTTGGGCGAGCGGCAGTTTGAAGAGCAGTGGCAAGCCCTGAAGTCGCTCACGGCAGACAACCCGGTGCAGCAAGAACGACTGCAAACCATGTACGAGCACGAACAGGCGTTTTCAGGTGTGGTGCAGGATTTCACCGACCAGCGTCAGGCGGCCGGGGGTGATGCCGAGCAAATGGCCGTGCTGTTGCGTGATTTTTCTGAAGGGCGCGACAAGGCCCACATGGACGCGTTCCGTGAGGTGCATCAGGCCTTCACGTTGGCCGAGCAAACCCTGCTGGACGAGCGGTCGGCGCAAGCCCTGCAACTGCGGCACACCTTGGACGCGGTGCTGATGGGGGGGCTGTTGGTGGCTTGCCTGACAGCTGGCCTGGTGGGCTGGACCCTGATCCGCGCACTGTACCGCCAGTTGGGGGGCGAGCCTGCGCAAGCCGCTGCGGTGGTGGCCCGCATCGCAGATGGGGACCTGTCTCACCCAGTTTCGGTGTCGGCGGGTGACCGTGACAGCCTGATCGCCCGCATGGCCTACATGCAGTCCAGCCTCACGCGCCTGATTGCCGAGGTGCGCAACAACGCGGAAAGCGTGGCCACCGCCAGCGCGCAGATCGCGCAAGGCAACCAGGACCTGTCGGGGCGCACCGAACAGCAGGCCAGCGCCTTGCAGCAAACAGCGGCCACCATGGACGAGTTGGGCTCCACCGTGCGCAACAACGCTGACAGCGCGCGCCAGGCCAACCAGATGGCCCAGAACGCCTCGGCCGTCGCGGTTCGGGGTGGGGAGGTGGTGCAGCAGGTGGTGGACACCATGGGGGGCATCAGCCACAGTTCCCGCAAGATCGGCGACATCATTGGCACGATCGACGGCATCGCCTTTCAGACCAACATCTTGGCGCTGAACGCTGCGGTGGAGGCCGCCCGCGCAGGTGAGCAGGGACGAGGTTTTGCCGTGGTGGCCGCTGAGGTGCGCACGCTGGCGCAGCGCAGCGCCGAGGCCGCGCGCGAGATCAAGGCCCTGATCGGCAGCAGCGTGGAGCAGGTGGATGCCGGCGCTGCCTTGGTGGCGCAGGCGGGCGGCACGATGGAAGAGGTGGTGGCCTCCATTCGCCGGGTGGCCGACATCGTGGGTGAGATTTCTGCGGCCAGCAGCGAGCAAAGCACCGGCGTGCAGCAAGTGGGGCAGGCGGTTTCGCAGATGGACCATGCCACTCAGCAGAATGCGGCCTTGGTGGAAGAAAGTGCCGCAGCGGCAGAAAGCATGCGTCAACAAGCCGAGCAACTGGTGCGCCTGACCAGCACCTTCCGCATGGCCGCCGGGCAGTGA
- a CDS encoding TlpA disulfide reductase family protein: MLALFMDTTIAVGPLALNLLPVLLALSAWVGVWVGQRLAPPEHRQAVDQTLWRALILGLVVARLGYVWMWRQAYLAQPWSILDIRDGGWAPAAGLAAACLYGMSRVRARSFLRRPVMAGYAVALSVMGLSTWLMWTQAPRAVPLPDLQVQGLDGQPQTLQSLRGRPVVLNLWATWCPPCRREMPVLQAAQQAHPDVHIVLLNQGESAAVVQAYLRTHGLALRQVWLDPAQRAGAAFDQVGLPTTLFFDAQGRLVSRRVGELSSAVLQDRLRDIGAD; this comes from the coding sequence ATGCTTGCCTTGTTCATGGACACCACCATCGCCGTGGGCCCGCTGGCCCTCAACCTCTTGCCCGTGCTGCTGGCCTTGTCGGCCTGGGTGGGCGTGTGGGTCGGGCAGCGCCTGGCCCCGCCCGAGCACCGTCAGGCGGTGGATCAGACCCTGTGGCGCGCCCTGATCCTGGGCCTGGTGGTGGCCCGGCTGGGCTACGTCTGGATGTGGCGCCAGGCGTACCTGGCACAGCCGTGGAGCATCCTGGACATCCGCGATGGCGGCTGGGCCCCGGCGGCGGGTCTGGCGGCGGCCTGTCTGTACGGCATGTCGCGGGTGCGGGCGCGGTCTTTTTTGCGCCGTCCGGTCATGGCGGGGTATGCCGTGGCCTTGTCCGTGATGGGCCTCAGCACCTGGTTGATGTGGACGCAGGCCCCTCGCGCCGTGCCCTTGCCGGACCTGCAGGTGCAGGGTCTGGACGGCCAACCCCAGACACTGCAGTCCTTGCGCGGCCGGCCCGTAGTGCTCAATTTGTGGGCCACGTGGTGCCCGCCCTGCCGGCGTGAGATGCCGGTGCTGCAGGCGGCCCAGCAGGCGCACCCCGATGTGCACATCGTGCTGTTGAACCAGGGCGAATCGGCCGCCGTCGTGCAGGCCTACCTGCGCACGCATGGGCTGGCGCTGCGCCAGGTCTGGCTGGACCCAGCCCAGCGTGCGGGGGCCGCCTTCGACCAGGTTGGTTTGCCCACCACTTTGTTCTTTGATGCCCAGGGTCGGTTGGTCAGCCGTCGCGTGGGCGAGCTGTCATCCGCCGTGTTGCAAGACCGGTTGCGTGACATCGGGGCGGATTGA
- a CDS encoding substrate-binding periplasmic protein, with amino-acid sequence MRWWAGWLMGWLCWCASVMAQPGAVVLGAEDDWAPYSSVDAPGQHPAGLSPELVSAAFATQGVQVRFQSLPFARCMLHAQRGLIAGCFNATRTQDLHDRYCWHPTPLFEEELAIFGPMSAPDAMTRERMAGKRLGVTLGYTYPSEWMQDRRIIRVSAASDDNLLKMLVAGRVDYILLNTMPGWERISRMPAVQGRVKKVSVIRQDGFWVAFSKRHPEGMRLCAQFEQGLQALHASGRYQQMMAQFRARWQPH; translated from the coding sequence ATGAGGTGGTGGGCTGGGTGGCTGATGGGGTGGCTGTGCTGGTGCGCGTCCGTCATGGCGCAACCCGGCGCGGTGGTGCTGGGGGCTGAAGACGACTGGGCGCCTTACTCCTCGGTGGACGCCCCCGGTCAGCACCCCGCAGGCCTGTCGCCTGAGCTGGTGAGCGCCGCCTTTGCCACGCAGGGGGTGCAGGTTCGTTTTCAGAGCCTGCCCTTTGCGAGGTGCATGCTGCACGCCCAGCGCGGGCTGATCGCCGGCTGCTTCAATGCCACCCGAACCCAAGACCTGCATGACCGGTATTGCTGGCATCCCACGCCACTCTTTGAGGAAGAGCTGGCCATCTTTGGCCCGATGTCGGCGCCCGACGCCATGACGCGTGAGCGCATGGCGGGCAAGCGCCTGGGCGTCACCTTGGGTTACACCTACCCGTCGGAATGGATGCAAGATCGGCGCATCATCCGCGTCAGCGCCGCCTCTGATGACAACCTGCTGAAGATGCTGGTGGCAGGCCGGGTGGATTACATCTTGCTCAACACCATGCCCGGCTGGGAGCGCATCAGCCGAATGCCAGCCGTGCAAGGGCGGGTCAAAAAGGTGTCGGTGATCCGGCAAGACGGGTTCTGGGTGGCCTTCTCCAAAAGGCACCCCGAGGGGATGCGGCTGTGTGCGCAGTTTGAACAAGGCTTGCAGGCCCTGCACGCCTCGGGACGGTACCAGCAGATGATGGCCCAGTTCCGGGCACGGTGGCAGCCACATTGA